The following are from one region of the Bradyrhizobium sediminis genome:
- a CDS encoding long-chain fatty acid--CoA ligase: MERIWLKQYPAGVPADIDVTQYSSLVELLEESFAKFADRKAFICMDKSISYRDLDEMSQALAAYLQSKGLQKGARVALMMPNVLQYPASTAAVLRAGYAVVNVNPLYTPRELEHQLKDSGAEAIVVLENFAHTVQRVIAKTAVKHVIVGSMGDLLGFKGVIVNLVVRRVKKMVPAWSIPGAVSFNDAIAAGRGMRLNKPQLTREDVAFLQYTGGTTGVSKGATLLHRNILANVLQNDAWLQPALKKPPHVDELFIVCALPLYHIFALTACFLLGVRAGGVNLLIPNPRDMPGFVKELMKYQVNSFPAVNTLYNGLLNTPGFEKVDFSKLKTSFGGGMATQKAVAEKWLKTTGCALSEGYGLSETSPTLTCNPADTDKFSGSIGIPVPSTYLSIRDDDGNEVPLGTAGEICAKGPQVMAGYWNRPDETARVMTADGFFRTGDIGVMTPDGYTKIVDRKKDMILVSGFNVYPNEIEEVIASHPGVLECAVIGVVDAKSGEAVKAFVVKKDPNLTAEDIINFCHEQLTNYKIPKHIEFRTDLPKTNVGKILRRELRDEKKAAAA, encoded by the coding sequence ATGGAGCGCATCTGGCTCAAGCAATATCCGGCCGGCGTGCCCGCCGATATCGACGTGACCCAGTACTCATCGCTCGTCGAATTGCTGGAAGAAAGCTTTGCGAAGTTTGCCGACCGCAAGGCCTTCATCTGCATGGACAAGTCGATCAGCTATCGCGATCTCGACGAGATGTCACAGGCGCTCGCCGCCTATCTGCAGAGCAAGGGCCTGCAGAAGGGCGCGCGCGTCGCGCTGATGATGCCGAACGTGCTGCAATATCCGGCATCGACCGCCGCGGTGCTGCGCGCCGGCTACGCGGTGGTCAACGTCAATCCGCTCTACACCCCGCGCGAACTCGAGCATCAGCTCAAGGATTCCGGTGCCGAGGCGATCGTCGTGCTCGAGAATTTCGCGCATACGGTACAGCGGGTGATCGCGAAGACCGCGGTCAAGCATGTCATCGTCGGCAGCATGGGCGACCTGCTCGGCTTCAAGGGCGTGATCGTCAATCTGGTAGTGCGGCGCGTGAAGAAGATGGTGCCGGCCTGGTCGATCCCGGGCGCGGTCAGCTTCAACGACGCGATCGCGGCCGGCCGCGGCATGAGGCTCAACAAGCCGCAGCTCACGCGCGAGGACGTCGCTTTCCTGCAATATACTGGCGGCACCACCGGCGTCTCCAAGGGCGCGACACTGCTTCATCGCAACATCCTCGCCAACGTGCTGCAGAACGACGCCTGGCTGCAGCCGGCGCTGAAAAAGCCGCCGCATGTCGACGAACTGTTCATCGTCTGCGCGCTGCCGCTCTATCACATCTTCGCGCTGACGGCGTGTTTCCTGCTCGGCGTGCGCGCCGGCGGCGTCAACCTCTTGATCCCCAATCCGCGCGACATGCCCGGCTTCGTCAAGGAATTGATGAAGTACCAGGTCAACAGCTTCCCGGCGGTCAACACGCTCTATAACGGCCTCTTGAATACGCCCGGATTCGAAAAGGTCGATTTCTCCAAGCTGAAGACCTCGTTCGGCGGCGGCATGGCGACGCAGAAGGCGGTTGCCGAGAAATGGCTGAAGACGACCGGCTGCGCGCTGTCGGAGGGCTACGGCCTGTCGGAAACCTCGCCGACGCTGACCTGCAACCCCGCCGATACCGACAAGTTCTCCGGCTCGATCGGGATTCCCGTACCCTCGACCTACCTCTCGATCCGCGACGACGACGGCAACGAAGTGCCGCTCGGCACCGCCGGCGAGATCTGCGCCAAGGGACCGCAGGTGATGGCCGGTTACTGGAACCGGCCCGATGAGACCGCCAGGGTGATGACCGCGGACGGTTTCTTCCGCACCGGCGACATCGGCGTGATGACGCCGGACGGCTACACCAAGATCGTCGATCGCAAGAAGGACATGATCCTGGTGTCGGGCTTCAACGTCTATCCCAACGAGATCGAGGAAGTGATCGCGAGCCATCCCGGCGTGCTGGAATGCGCCGTGATCGGCGTCGTGGACGCCAAGTCGGGCGAAGCCGTCAAGGCGTTCGTGGTCAAGAAGGATCCCAACCTCACCGCCGAGGACATCATCAACTTCTGCCACGAGCAGCTGACCAACTACAAGATCCCCAAGCATATCGAATTCAGGACCGACCTGCCGAAGACCAACGTCGGCAAAATCCTGCGCCGCGAACTGCGCGACGAGAAGAAGGCCGCGGCGGCCTGA
- a CDS encoding DUF6494 family protein, with protein sequence MNEDVFNRSLRGFLKKVGITSQREIEKAVRDAVASGRLKGSEKLPAKMVLTLGGVSFTHEISGEIDLG encoded by the coding sequence ATGAACGAGGACGTTTTCAACCGCAGCCTGCGCGGATTCCTCAAGAAGGTCGGCATCACCTCGCAGCGCGAGATCGAGAAGGCGGTGCGCGACGCGGTCGCGAGCGGCCGCCTCAAGGGCAGCGAAAAGCTGCCGGCCAAAATGGTGCTCACCCTCGGTGGCGTCAGCTTCACCCACGAGATATCAGGCGAGATCGATCTGGGGTAA
- the ispH gene encoding 4-hydroxy-3-methylbut-2-enyl diphosphate reductase — MQAKPPLRIVLCSPRGFCAGVVRAIDTVERALTIYGAPVYVRHEIVHNRYVVDSLKTKGAIFVEELAEIPDNTNAPVVFSAHGVPKSVPADARARNFFSLDATCPLVTKVHREAAIHFKRGREILLIGHSHHPEVVGTLGQLPVGAVTLIETAEDAKTFTPKDPNNLAFVTQTTLSIDDTAEIVAMLKERFPNISGPHKEDICYATTNRQLAVKKVAPVVDALIVVGAPNSSNSQRLREVAEREGCPIAILAQRAGDLDWSRFQGIKSLGITAGASAPEVIVEEIMGAFAERYELHVETVSAAEENEFFPLPRSLRPDAAE, encoded by the coding sequence ATGCAGGCCAAACCACCCCTCCGAATCGTGCTTTGCTCGCCCCGCGGCTTCTGCGCCGGCGTGGTGCGGGCAATCGACACCGTGGAACGGGCGCTGACCATCTACGGCGCCCCGGTCTATGTCCGCCACGAGATCGTCCATAACCGCTATGTGGTCGACAGCCTGAAGACCAAAGGCGCGATTTTCGTCGAGGAACTGGCCGAAATCCCCGACAATACCAACGCGCCGGTGGTGTTTTCGGCCCACGGAGTGCCCAAATCGGTTCCCGCTGACGCCCGCGCCCGCAATTTCTTCTCGCTCGACGCCACCTGCCCCCTGGTCACCAAGGTGCACCGGGAGGCGGCGATCCATTTCAAGCGCGGCCGGGAAATCCTCCTGATCGGGCATTCCCACCATCCGGAAGTGGTCGGCACGCTCGGGCAATTGCCGGTTGGCGCGGTCACCCTGATCGAGACCGCGGAAGACGCCAAGACCTTCACGCCGAAGGATCCCAACAACCTCGCTTTCGTCACCCAGACGACGCTGTCGATCGACGATACCGCCGAGATCGTGGCGATGCTGAAGGAGCGGTTCCCGAACATCTCCGGCCCGCACAAGGAAGACATCTGCTACGCTACCACCAACCGCCAGCTCGCGGTGAAGAAGGTGGCGCCGGTGGTCGATGCCCTGATCGTGGTCGGCGCGCCGAACTCGTCGAATTCGCAGCGCCTGCGCGAAGTCGCCGAGCGCGAGGGCTGCCCCATTGCCATCCTGGCGCAACGCGCCGGCGATCTCGACTGGTCGCGTTTCCAGGGCATCAAGAGCCTCGGCATCACCGCGGGCGCTTCGGCCCCGGAAGTGATCGTTGAGGAGATCATGGGCGCCTTCGCCGAGCGTTATGAACTGCATGTGGAGACGGTCTCGGCCGCGGAAGAGAACGAGTTCTTCCCGCTGCCGCGTTCGCTGCGGCCCGACGCAGCCGAGTAA
- a CDS encoding DUF1013 domain-containing protein, with translation MSNAPLMPKATAVWLVDNTALTFDQVADFTKMHPLEVRAIADGDAAQGIKGMDPISNGQLTRQEIEKGEKDPNYRLKLEESKVTLPPAAKKKGPRYTPVSRRHERPSAILWLVRNHPELKDAQIMRLVGTTKTTIASVRDRTHWNASTLTPMDPVTLGLCSQIELDFEVQRAAKEKPTDVAYGGATLLPASETTRKEAEFEPSEKQRDDLNVDAVFAKLKTIGGKKPDDEE, from the coding sequence ATGAGCAATGCACCGCTGATGCCAAAGGCGACTGCCGTGTGGCTGGTCGACAACACCGCCCTGACCTTCGACCAAGTGGCCGATTTCACCAAAATGCACCCGCTCGAGGTCCGCGCCATCGCCGACGGCGACGCCGCCCAGGGCATCAAGGGTATGGACCCGATTTCCAACGGCCAGCTCACCCGCCAGGAGATCGAAAAGGGTGAAAAGGACCCGAACTACCGGCTCAAGCTCGAGGAGAGCAAGGTGACGCTGCCGCCGGCCGCCAAGAAGAAGGGCCCGCGCTATACCCCGGTTTCGCGCCGCCACGAGCGACCGAGCGCGATCCTGTGGCTGGTGCGCAATCACCCGGAATTGAAGGACGCCCAGATCATGCGTCTGGTCGGCACCACCAAGACCACCATCGCCAGCGTGCGCGACCGCACCCACTGGAATGCCTCCACCTTGACCCCAATGGACCCGGTGACGCTCGGCCTGTGCTCGCAGATCGAGCTCGATTTCGAGGTCCAGCGCGCGGCCAAGGAAAAGCCGACCGACGTCGCCTATGGCGGCGCCACCCTGCTGCCGGCCTCCGAGACCACCCGCAAGGAGGCGGAATTCGAGCCGAGCGAAAAGCAGCGCGACGACCTCAACGTCGACGCCGTGTTCGCCAAGCTGAAGACCATCGGCGGCAAGAAGCCGGACGACGAGGAGTAA
- a CDS encoding peroxiredoxin codes for MTIKVGDKLPEAKFRVMTAEGPQVKTTDDIFKGKKVALFAVPGAYTGTCHKMHLPSIFLNAYAIKDKGVNTIAIVSVNDAFVMNAWKRDTDQRDEATFLADGNADFTKAIGMELDASGNGLGIRSKRYSMLVDDGVVKTLNLEPAPGKVEVSGGDTLLGQL; via the coding sequence GTGACCATCAAAGTTGGCGACAAGCTGCCCGAAGCGAAGTTTCGCGTGATGACGGCGGAAGGGCCGCAGGTCAAGACCACCGACGACATCTTCAAGGGCAAGAAGGTCGCGCTGTTCGCGGTGCCCGGCGCCTATACCGGCACCTGCCACAAGATGCACCTGCCCAGCATTTTCCTCAACGCCTACGCCATCAAGGACAAGGGCGTGAACACCATCGCGATCGTCTCGGTCAATGACGCCTTCGTCATGAACGCCTGGAAGCGCGACACCGACCAGCGCGACGAGGCCACCTTCCTCGCCGACGGCAATGCCGACTTCACCAAGGCGATCGGCATGGAGCTGGATGCTTCCGGCAATGGGCTCGGTATCCGCTCCAAGCGCTACTCGATGCTGGTGGACGACGGCGTGGTCAAGACGCTCAACCTCGAACCGGCGCCCGGCAAGGTCGAGGTTTCCGGCGGCGATACGCTGCTCGGGCAGCTCTGA
- a CDS encoding propionyl-CoA synthetase, producing MNIQSSSRYHEVHARSVKDPEGFWAEAAREIDWIEPAKKVYDPSTGIYGRWFAGAMVNTCYNALDRHVASGRADQVALIHDSPLAGGRITKLTYAEMLHEVKTLAAIMQDFGVAKGDRVILYMPMVPEAVVAMLACARIGAVHSVVFGGFAAKELATRIEDAKPKLIFSASCGLEPGRIVQYKPLLDEAVRLSSVKPETCIILQRPQHGCELTAGRDHDWASLRADAIAAKKSADCVPVKATDPLYILYTSGTTGIPKGVVRDNGGHLVALKWSMFNLYGVKPGEVWWCGSDIGWVVGHSYIVYGPLIHGATSVMYEGKPVGTPDAGAFWRVIAEHKAVAMFTAPTAFRAIRKEDPEGTFIRQYDLSKFRTLFLAGERADPPTVEWAEQQLKVPVIDHWWQTETGWCIAGNPVGLGMLPVKHGSPTVPMPGYQVDVVDEATKPVPAGTMGSIVIRLPMPPGCLPTLWQQDERFKESYLSEFPGYYKTSDAGYKDEDGYVWVMGRTDDIINVAGHRLSTGGMEEILAAHPDVAECAVLGIKDAIKGEVPCGFLVLKAGVTRKPAEIEKEIVALVRDKLGPVAAFKLAITVGRLPKTRSGKILRGTIKKIADGEAWAMPATIEDPKVLDEIEGALKGRV from the coding sequence ATGAACATCCAGAGCAGCAGCCGGTATCACGAGGTCCATGCCCGCTCGGTCAAGGACCCGGAAGGATTCTGGGCCGAGGCGGCGCGCGAGATCGACTGGATCGAGCCGGCGAAAAAGGTGTACGATCCTTCGACGGGAATCTATGGCCGCTGGTTCGCCGGCGCCATGGTCAACACCTGCTACAATGCGCTCGACCGCCATGTCGCAAGCGGTCGCGCCGACCAGGTGGCGCTGATCCACGATTCGCCGCTGGCGGGCGGCCGCATCACCAAATTAACCTATGCCGAGATGCTGCATGAGGTGAAGACGCTCGCCGCCATCATGCAGGATTTCGGCGTCGCCAAGGGCGATCGCGTCATCCTCTATATGCCGATGGTGCCGGAAGCGGTGGTTGCGATGCTGGCCTGCGCGCGGATCGGCGCGGTGCACAGCGTGGTGTTCGGCGGATTTGCCGCCAAGGAACTTGCAACCCGGATCGAGGATGCCAAGCCGAAGCTGATCTTTTCGGCAAGCTGCGGCCTCGAGCCCGGCCGCATCGTACAATACAAGCCGCTGCTCGACGAAGCCGTCAGGTTGTCCAGCGTCAAGCCCGAGACCTGCATCATCCTGCAGCGGCCGCAGCACGGTTGCGAACTCACCGCCGGCCGCGATCATGACTGGGCGAGCTTGCGCGCCGACGCCATTGCCGCCAAGAAATCGGCCGACTGCGTGCCGGTCAAGGCGACCGATCCGCTCTATATTCTCTATACCTCCGGCACCACAGGCATCCCGAAGGGCGTGGTGCGCGACAATGGCGGACATCTGGTCGCGCTGAAATGGTCAATGTTCAACCTCTACGGCGTCAAGCCCGGCGAGGTCTGGTGGTGCGGCTCCGATATCGGCTGGGTGGTCGGTCACAGCTATATCGTTTACGGGCCGCTGATCCATGGCGCGACCTCGGTCATGTATGAGGGCAAGCCGGTCGGCACGCCCGACGCCGGCGCGTTCTGGCGCGTGATCGCGGAGCACAAGGCGGTGGCGATGTTCACCGCGCCGACCGCGTTCCGTGCCATCCGGAAAGAGGACCCGGAAGGCACGTTCATCCGGCAATACGACCTGTCGAAATTCCGTACCCTGTTTCTCGCCGGCGAGCGCGCCGATCCGCCGACGGTGGAATGGGCGGAGCAGCAATTGAAGGTGCCGGTGATCGACCACTGGTGGCAGACCGAAACCGGCTGGTGCATCGCCGGCAATCCGGTCGGCCTCGGCATGCTGCCGGTGAAGCACGGCTCGCCGACGGTGCCGATGCCGGGCTATCAGGTCGACGTCGTCGATGAGGCGACGAAGCCGGTGCCCGCGGGCACCATGGGCTCGATCGTGATCAGGCTGCCGATGCCGCCGGGTTGCCTGCCGACGCTGTGGCAGCAGGACGAGCGCTTCAAGGAATCCTATCTCAGCGAATTTCCCGGCTACTACAAAACCTCCGACGCCGGCTACAAGGACGAGGACGGCTATGTCTGGGTGATGGGCCGCACCGACGACATCATCAATGTCGCCGGTCACCGGCTCTCCACCGGCGGCATGGAGGAGATTCTCGCCGCCCATCCCGACGTCGCCGAATGCGCGGTGCTCGGCATCAAGGACGCGATCAAGGGCGAGGTGCCCTGCGGCTTCCTGGTGCTGAAGGCCGGCGTGACCCGCAAGCCCGCCGAGATCGAAAAGGAGATCGTGGCACTGGTGCGCGACAAGCTCGGCCCCGTCGCGGCCTTCAAGCTCGCGATCACCGTCGGCCGGCTGCCGAAGACGCGCTCGGGAAAGATCCTGCGCGGCACTATCAAAAAGATCGCCGACGGCGAGGCGTGGGCGATGCCCGCCACCATCGAGGACCCCAAGGTGCTGGACGAGATCGAGGGCGCGCTGAAGGGAAGGGTGTGA
- a CDS encoding homoserine kinase, producing the protein MAVYTDVAADELAEFLSHFEIGELLSYKGIAEGVENSNFLLHTSSGYFILTLYEKRVARNELPFFLGLMAHLASRGIICPQPLKNKSGEALSELAGRPAVIINFLEGIWPRKPNAAHCAGVGQALAKMHLAGRDFAMTRPNALSVSGWRPLFDQAASRADELQHGLADFLRAELDYLEGGVWPKNLPQGVIHADLFPDNVFFLGEKVSGLIDFTFACNDMLAYDVAICLNAWCFESDCSFNVTKARAFLNAYGRERALSEAEQAALPLLARGAALRFLLTRLVDFLNVPPGALVRPKDPLEYVRKLRFQQSVASMRDYGVETSGLVA; encoded by the coding sequence ATGGCGGTCTACACCGACGTCGCCGCCGACGAGCTCGCGGAATTTTTGAGCCATTTCGAGATCGGCGAACTCCTGTCCTACAAGGGCATCGCCGAGGGCGTCGAGAATTCCAACTTCCTGCTGCACACCTCCTCCGGCTATTTCATCCTGACGCTGTACGAGAAGCGCGTCGCCAGAAACGAGCTGCCGTTCTTTCTCGGCCTGATGGCGCATTTGGCCAGCCGCGGCATCATTTGTCCGCAACCCCTGAAGAACAAGAGCGGCGAGGCGCTGAGCGAACTGGCCGGCCGGCCCGCGGTCATCATCAATTTTCTCGAAGGCATCTGGCCGCGCAAGCCCAACGCCGCGCACTGCGCCGGCGTGGGTCAGGCGCTGGCGAAGATGCATCTGGCGGGGCGCGATTTTGCGATGACGCGCCCCAATGCCCTGTCGGTATCGGGCTGGCGTCCGCTGTTCGATCAGGCCGCCTCGCGTGCCGACGAACTGCAGCACGGCCTGGCTGATTTTCTCCGCGCCGAGCTCGATTATCTCGAAGGCGGCGTCTGGCCGAAGAATCTGCCGCAAGGCGTGATCCACGCTGACCTGTTTCCGGACAACGTGTTCTTTCTCGGTGAAAAGGTCTCCGGCCTGATTGATTTCACCTTCGCCTGCAACGACATGCTGGCCTACGACGTCGCAATCTGCCTCAATGCCTGGTGCTTCGAGAGCGATTGTTCGTTCAACGTCACCAAGGCGCGCGCCTTCCTTAACGCCTATGGCCGCGAGCGCGCCTTGTCCGAGGCCGAGCAGGCGGCGCTGCCGCTCTTGGCGCGGGGCGCTGCGCTGCGCTTCCTGCTGACGCGGCTGGTCGATTTTCTCAACGTGCCGCCGGGCGCGCTGGTGCGCCCGAAGGATCCGCTGGAATATGTCCGCAAGCTGCGGTTCCAGCAAAGCGTGGCCAGCATGCGCGATTACGGCGTCGAAACCTCGGGGCTGGTGGCGTGA
- a CDS encoding serine hydrolase: MQFLRPSLRKSSLSWIVLAAALAVLAPRVVLAEALLVVEADTGKVLQAENATYPWYPASVTKMMTAYVTLKAVKEGRLSLESTLTVSPVAASQSPSKMGFRPGTQVTVENALLMMMVKSANDMAVVLAEGVAGSVDGFSAQMNSTAQRLGMTQTSYVNPNGLPAEGQVTSARDLAILARAILRDLPEYEYFMHTPSIRFGRRVTQNFNKLIGRYPGADGFKTGFICASGYNLVASATRNGKRLIAVVLGASSGQARAVKAAQLLERGFANNTLSWLRPSLGTVDNLAPVDASPPNLRDEMCNGKRKRPASDEDEDLVASANGASSGEAAVTFFTAGLQPPMAKPSELLAAAPATSQPVVVYTGPKKTGAALIAAVAVDEQKQTTRHRGKKSRLAARKPDATAEARTAGKDAKSEAKSEAKSEAKSDGKPAAKPVRQAHAKPSAAPKTSDKTSDKASDKPAAATDKPAAKPAKPKAAAEKPAAKPATKPAPKSSEAKPSDPKTAAAPRS; this comes from the coding sequence GTGCAGTTTCTTCGCCCCTCGCTTCGCAAGTCATCGTTGAGCTGGATCGTTCTTGCCGCAGCGCTCGCCGTTCTTGCGCCGCGCGTCGTGCTTGCGGAGGCGCTGCTGGTGGTCGAAGCCGATACCGGCAAGGTGCTGCAGGCCGAGAACGCAACCTATCCCTGGTATCCCGCGTCCGTCACCAAGATGATGACGGCCTATGTCACGCTGAAGGCGGTCAAGGAAGGCCGGCTGTCGCTCGAGAGCACGTTGACCGTGTCGCCGGTCGCAGCCTCGCAGTCGCCTTCCAAGATGGGCTTTCGGCCGGGAACCCAGGTCACCGTCGAAAACGCGCTGCTGATGATGATGGTGAAGTCGGCCAACGACATGGCCGTGGTGCTCGCCGAGGGCGTCGCCGGTTCGGTCGACGGTTTCTCCGCGCAGATGAATTCGACCGCGCAGCGGCTCGGCATGACGCAGACCAGTTACGTCAATCCGAACGGCCTGCCCGCCGAGGGCCAGGTCACCTCGGCGCGCGATCTCGCGATCCTAGCCCGCGCGATCCTTCGCGACCTTCCGGAATACGAATATTTCATGCACACGCCATCGATCCGGTTCGGCCGCCGGGTCACGCAGAATTTCAACAAGCTGATCGGGCGCTATCCGGGCGCCGACGGCTTCAAGACCGGCTTCATCTGCGCCTCCGGTTACAATCTGGTGGCCTCGGCCACGCGCAACGGCAAGCGGCTGATCGCCGTCGTGCTCGGCGCGTCGTCGGGGCAGGCGCGCGCGGTGAAAGCCGCACAATTGCTCGAGCGCGGCTTTGCCAACAACACATTGTCGTGGCTGCGGCCCTCGCTCGGCACCGTCGACAATCTGGCGCCGGTCGACGCCTCGCCGCCCAACCTGCGCGACGAGATGTGCAACGGCAAGCGCAAGCGGCCCGCCAGCGACGAGGACGAGGACCTCGTTGCCAGTGCCAACGGTGCCAGCAGCGGCGAAGCCGCCGTCACCTTCTTCACCGCCGGACTGCAACCGCCGATGGCAAAGCCGTCCGAACTGCTGGCGGCGGCGCCCGCAACGTCGCAGCCCGTCGTGGTCTACACTGGCCCGAAGAAGACCGGCGCCGCCCTGATCGCCGCCGTGGCCGTGGACGAGCAGAAGCAGACGACGCGCCATCGCGGAAAGAAGTCCCGGCTCGCAGCCAGGAAACCGGACGCCACGGCCGAAGCGAGGACTGCGGGCAAGGATGCCAAATCCGAAGCCAAATCCGAAGCCAAGTCTGAAGCCAAGTCCGACGGCAAACCTGCCGCGAAACCCGTCAGGCAGGCACACGCCAAGCCGTCGGCCGCCCCCAAGACATCCGACAAGACATCCGACAAGGCTTCCGACAAGCCGGCTGCCGCAACCGACAAGCCTGCCGCGAAGCCGGCCAAGCCCAAAGCTGCTGCTGAAAAGCCGGCTGCCAAGCCCGCGACCAAGCCTGCTCCAAAGAGCAGCGAAGCCAAGCCTTCCGACCCAAAGACCGCCGCCGCGCCGCGCAGCTGA
- a CDS encoding lysozyme inhibitor LprI family protein, whose amino-acid sequence MRFRPAVLIRNVAVAFVLSVAPLHGALATGTGSSTDLQADPAPCAAAAATNDADRIVAICGALIDHSKTAKTDRIKALIARAGAYDRKDMIDSAISDYDAALRLDPALADIFNIRGELWRRKGDRRRALADFAAAIKLNPDHLTAKGNYKTLAQELERLGALMAVHNKPSFNCANARRAVEKAICANPELANLDREINAVHTKVVREARNDSPRAGKALQREQDEFIARRNAAFGQPGYDLRKAMKERLDRLLAIESN is encoded by the coding sequence ATGCGATTTCGTCCTGCAGTCCTGATCCGCAACGTGGCCGTTGCATTTGTCCTGTCGGTAGCGCCGCTACATGGTGCCCTCGCGACCGGCACCGGGTCATCGACCGATCTGCAGGCCGACCCCGCGCCCTGCGCCGCCGCGGCGGCGACCAACGACGCCGACAGGATCGTCGCCATTTGCGGCGCGCTGATCGACCACAGCAAGACGGCGAAGACCGATCGCATCAAGGCGCTGATCGCGCGCGCCGGCGCCTATGACCGCAAGGACATGATCGACAGCGCGATCTCCGATTACGATGCGGCGCTGCGGCTCGACCCGGCGCTTGCGGATATCTTCAATATCAGGGGCGAACTCTGGCGCCGGAAGGGCGACCGCCGGCGCGCGCTGGCCGATTTCGCCGCCGCCATCAAGCTGAACCCGGACCACCTGACAGCCAAGGGCAATTACAAGACGCTGGCGCAGGAGCTGGAGCGCCTGGGCGCGCTGATGGCGGTCCATAATAAGCCGAGCTTCAATTGCGCGAACGCCCGGCGTGCGGTCGAGAAGGCGATCTGCGCCAACCCGGAGCTGGCCAATCTCGACCGCGAGATCAACGCCGTGCACACCAAGGTGGTGCGTGAGGCCCGCAACGACAGTCCGCGCGCCGGGAAGGCCTTGCAGCGCGAACAGGACGAGTTCATCGCCCGCCGCAACGCCGCGTTCGGCCAGCCCGGATATGATCTGCGCAAGGCCATGAAGGAGCGGCTGGACCGCCTGCTGGCGATCGAGTCGAACTAG
- the rnhA gene encoding ribonuclease HI: MSSPPSVIIHTDGACSGNPGPGGWGAILKFGDVEKELKGGEAHTTNNRMELMAAISALEALKKPCTVDLYTDSQYVRQGITGWIHGWKRNGWRTADKKPVKNVDLWQRLDAALHQHQVRWHWVKGHAGHDENERADQLARDGVAMARLKTRLE, from the coding sequence GTGAGTTCGCCCCCCTCGGTCATCATTCATACCGACGGCGCATGTTCGGGCAATCCCGGCCCCGGTGGCTGGGGCGCGATCCTGAAATTCGGCGATGTCGAGAAGGAATTGAAGGGCGGCGAGGCGCATACCACCAACAACCGTATGGAGCTGATGGCCGCGATCTCGGCGCTGGAAGCGCTGAAGAAGCCCTGCACCGTCGACCTCTACACCGATAGCCAGTATGTGCGGCAGGGCATCACCGGCTGGATCCATGGCTGGAAGAGGAACGGCTGGCGCACCGCGGACAAGAAGCCGGTCAAGAACGTTGACCTCTGGCAGCGGCTCGATGCGGCGCTGCATCAGCATCAGGTGCGCTGGCACTGGGTCAAGGGCCACGCCGGCCACGACGAAAACGAGCGCGCCGATCAACTCGCCCGCGACGGCGTCGCCATGGCGCGGCTGAAGACGAGGCTGGAGTGA
- a CDS encoding alkylphosphonate utilization protein — translation MDIKVRDSNGALLAEGDNVTLIKDLKLKGSSTVLKRGTMIRGIHLTDNADEIEGRTDKVKGLVLRTEFLKKA, via the coding sequence ATGGACATCAAGGTCAGGGATTCGAACGGCGCGCTGCTCGCCGAGGGCGACAACGTCACGCTGATCAAGGATCTCAAGCTGAAAGGCTCCTCCACGGTGCTGAAGCGCGGCACCATGATCAGGGGCATTCATCTCACCGACAACGCCGACGAGATCGAGGGCCGCACCGACAAGGTCAAGGGCCTGGTGCTGCGCACGGAGTTTTTGAAGAAGGCGTGA